CCACCATTTTTACGCTAATCTGTGTGagattgcaaaatattttcgtgTTTACAGTATGGTGAAGGGCATAAAGAAGATGACAGAATTAAAAAACTTGCTTTCAACAATGCATCGATAACCTCCTAATATCTTTTTATCCTAAACTTTATACTAAATTTGCCCACTTTGGATGCCTCGAACGTCGAATTACTGGAAAGGGGTGAGTGGTCCTTTCAACTTTAAGTTAGTGAGCTTTCAATGTCATTAGAAGTGACTGCATTGAAAGATTGATTGCAATAAGAGACCGTGACAATTTTACAGTTACAATTTTAATAGACTGTGACTATAAAAGTCACGGtctcttaaaatttcttagcgGTCACCAAATTCAAAGATGggaaacagttaaacaataaacatatgTGAATTCTATAAAATCTAcattgatttttaaaaagtcTCAGCAAACCTGTTAAGTGTGACGCGGCAGTATCTCCATACACTCCAATGCCCCCATAATAATAGGGAACAGAACGATGTATCACGTTATTTGCGATATAAGCATCGAGGAAACACTTCGACATGGCCTTTAGCATAAAAATTGACGTATATTGTTACAACAAAGCCTTTAACTATTCATAATAAATGCGATGGTAGTAGAAAATAGCTTGCATTTTTAAGAatgaaattttacttagaaacTTCGATTCTATTTGTTCAAAACTTTATATTCATTACCGCATCCGCTTTGCTGCAGCCGGAGTTTGACGAAAGGTATATGCCCGCAAAATCATTTAACATGCCTAATCCAAAATTATGGACGTGATTTCTCAAAATGTAGAAAACGTATTCTCCTGGTCTTTTGTACTCTGCACTAAATGTGCTTTGCCACCCAACctattttaaaacagaattgtaactttgaatatttcaacttCATCAACTAAAGTTTTCGAACATTGAATGGGAAGAAGACTTTTGGGATTTCATAAAGTAGGTCATCTACTTGACCGAGAATGGTTGAAAAAGTCATTATGCGGGAGAGAATAACTTTACAACCTACACTTTGACGTATGATGGATGAATACAAAGTGAGACGTGTATCTTATTAAAATACTACTACGTACATCTTATTGGACTACTGTGCAAAAAGTCAACTCACCCTCATGCCAGCGTATGGAGTGAACCCAATATCATTGTCTGTAACATAGATATCACTCACCCCTCTGACATGGATACATGCAGGCTAGAATGGATaaaaattgtcattttaaGCTAAAGCATAAATCCCTGTAAAAAGGAGACAAGTAAGAAAGCGAAAGTAACGTAAGGGACAAACCTGGTACATGTTGACGACTCCACATCGTCGAAATGTATTTTTTCGTATGGTTATGTATCTAGTTGCTAGTGGGTCGCTAAGGTCACCTTTGTAATCAGTTCCAATGGCGAAGTATCCCAAGTCTGTAAATCTGTTCTCGGCAATCTATTATAAAGGGTTTGTGCTAAGGTCAGAGAAGACAAtgctaaaacaaaattgaaaatgttgaaCGTTAAACACGTACTGTACATGTAAAGGTAAATTTTCCCCGATTAATTCTTATCGTTCAACTAACATTTATATTAATAGATGCCAGTAGATAGATAGCTGTGTATCCGACGTTGGTGAAACAACAATTTTCGATTGATATATTTCTGGAATATTCGAAAGTCAATAAAGATGGGGTTTCATCTGTTCCTTCAATGTCCCTGTCATTGCCGTGGCGCAATTCCAAATCATAAAGATCTATGCCTTCTCCGTAAGTAACTGAAAACAAACTGTAAAGTATTAAATACGTGATGGTCATACAGTCAAGCTTGACATATTAGCTAACAATTGTTTCAAACGTTGAGTATATAAAGTTCAATCAATGACTGGGTTTTGAAACCTTCAAGCATAACATCAGCGGTGCCTACAAACACATCCTCAGCTTCAAGAGCTCCTTCTGGcggaataaaataaaacattccTTTCTTTTCGTCACAGTAATACTCGCCCACTGAATCCAGTTCTAAAAGTTGGAAAAAAAACGGAATTCACTTGCAGGACCTTTGCGACTCTCTTATTAATTGGGTATCAATCTTACCTTCATATacattttcaacaatataacGCCATCCTGATGGCTTAGGATGACTCCCAACAGCATATCTTAATGGTCGCTCGAAGTAGAGTGAATTAGTATCTTTGTCTACTCTCCCAATGGTTCCTCTCTCGGCATCCCAGGCTTGATAAACGAAAATCTCTGCTTTATCAAGGTTGGACCAGTTTGGATTGATGTCGCCATCAGCATACACGAaaccatttttgttttcatcagGGCAATGCTGAAAATGCAACAGTTGTGAAATGTTTTCTCCTGAaagtaaaagatgctgcttgCTTTAAGGCACACCTGGGTAAAGCCTCCTGTTCCATTTATGTTACAATCTTCGGTGTTAATCAAGAGATTTTTTATGGTCAAATATGGCCCTTGACCAGTGAAATCTTTGCCTGTCCAGTTTTCCAAACTAGGTTTCCTACGACAAAAATAGAGCGATTATAAGAGCAAAATATTTGAGACATACTGTAAATCTAGTTGGTTACTTCATAAACATCTGGCCAGATTGAACAAAAGTATAAACGTGGATTAAAAGTagattttgtttaagttttctCATCACCTTGCTCTCAAAAGCCGTTTTCTTCCAAGAAAAGCGTTTCTAGTGCAAGGCCCATCATACGgagcaaaatatattttgtcatcaagttttgaaaacTCCGTTCTGGGAATCATGTTTCCCCCAGATATAACAGGCCTATCAAACTTAGAATGACCGACAATCGAAAGTAAAGTGTCCTAAAAATATTAACCAAAAACAATGGTGAATACAAAACCTACATCACGaaaatatatgatatatacaaACCGAAAGTTGTAAGAAAAAACTGCACTCGGCAATGATGCCATGTATCAGACACTTTCCAGACGCCATTATATTCAAAACCTTTCTTGGACGTTATTGGACGTTACAACCATGCTTTGTACTCACTCTTTCATCCAGTGTGATTGTATTTGGAACTAGATGTACTCCTCCTTTGACAAGTAACACAGCTTTTTTCTGCTTACATTTTCGTATTCGTCTCATGCCTTTGATTGCTCCAAGAAGAGTTTTGAAAGGACCGTTTTGAATCAAATTATCTGGTTCGAACAAGGTTCCTTCCCATCCATCATCGCCAGTTCTATGGTCAAGGTAAAAATGCTGGTTACCTCTATACCGCTTGTAGATCTCGTCGTCACTGGGTCGTGGAGGGCAAACACCAGATGTGCTTATTGAAAAgcatttctgaaaacaaaacaaatttctacgGAAGTTGTTCCAACTACTGTTGATAGcaagttttcgttttttttcgTGCCCTGAATTAAAATAACTGCGTCTTTCGGTATAAGTCTCAGTGGACCATGGCTTTACACTACATGTCACTGGCACGTTTTACGTCACATTTCTCGTGCTAAGTAGTACTGCAAATGTACGCACTCTTACCGTAATTGGCAACAGCAGCAATCCGCAAATAAAATACAGCTTGTACATTTTTTCCCTTGCTGAATATCAAGCTATTACCGCTAGTAGGTTACTTTCTGAAACTACAAAAAGTTACTGATAAATATGACACGTAAATATCACATGTATAACATGAAATGTGAGTGCACATTTTCGGTATAGTCAACCACTTCGATGAGAAACCTTTCGCGCTTTTCGTCTCGAATGCTAAGTGCTCAAGTACAGATTGAGCTTCACAGCAAAGAAAGCGTCTTTGCTAAATAGAAAACATTACAGCCCTGTTGTACTTCTCGCTGAAATGCGGAAACGAAGTTATTTGCGTTGTTACAAATTCATGCAAATAAACGGAAATTACATCAGTCACATGCTGTGTGGTGACT
Above is a window of Clavelina lepadiformis chromosome 8, kaClaLepa1.1, whole genome shotgun sequence DNA encoding:
- the LOC143469613 gene encoding uncharacterized protein LOC143469613 codes for the protein MYKLYFICGLLLLPITKCFSISTSGVCPPRPSDDEIYKRYRGNQHFYLDHRTGDDGWEGTLFEPDNLIQNGPFKTLLGAIKGMRRIRKCKQKKAVLLVKGGVHLVPNTITLDERDTLLSIVGHSKFDRPVISGGNMIPRTEFSKLDDKIYFAPYDGPCTRNAFLGRKRLLRARKPSLENWTGKDFTGQGPYLTIKNLLINTEDCNINGTGGFTQHCPDENKNGFVYADGDINPNWSNLDKAEIFVYQAWDAERGTIGRVDKDTNSLYFERPLRYAVGSHPKPSGWRYIVENVYEELDSVGEYYCDEKKGMFYFIPPEGALEAEDVFVGTADVMLEVTYGEGIDLYDLELRHGNDRDIEGTDETPSLLTFEYSRNISIENCCFTNVGYTAIYLLASININIAENRFTDLGYFAIGTDYKGDLSDPLATRYITIRKNTFRRCGVVNMYQPACIHVRGVSDIYVTDNDIGFTPYAGMRVGWQSTFSAEYKRPGEYVFYILRNHVHNFGLGMLNDFAGIYLSSNSGCSKADAAMSKCFLDAYIANNVIHRSVPYYYGGIGVYGDTAASHLTVEKNWIYDLSDAAVNFHCGQQNRALNNMIQHVNSERVFGVCNSIVGNGTEVKQILTFKQNVVYVTNTDARLWRKADRWNYEIPDVDYNDYYFDPSDEAQMEEFFPSTVQGAGVSFEHWRKETGNDLHSIIEDPLYIDMKKEDFRLTCQSPALKLGIKSVDLRYVRLLSGTFGV